The following nucleotide sequence is from Mytilus edulis chromosome 13, xbMytEdul2.2, whole genome shotgun sequence.
AGTCCAGTCTTGTTATATcagcaggcgcggatccagccatttaaaaaaggggggtcccaactatattgctcccattcaaatgcattgatcggcaaaaaaagttgggttccaacccccggaaccccccctcccCTCTTTGGATTCGCCACTGATGAGTGCCGACACACTTCTGATGACATTGAGTAAAACCAAAAAGAGACACAAAGACAAACACCAGTTTTAAAACAAGTATACTACATATACATGAGGATGACAGTAAACCGGATGTATTTTACCTTTATTTATGacttgctatttttttttctcgggATTTCCAGTCCCGTTATTGATTTATTGATGTACCGCGGACGAGCGGGCGGACTTCTCCAATCGTTTCCGTTCGATAATCTACGAACCTTTCAtccaaaggttttcaaattttaatatgttgttacttatgacaaaatggaggtagaTTTCGATATTGGCGATTAACATTTACATCATTCAGCAACAACATTATAtaagtttgaaataattaaatgttaatcttgataagaaaatgttttaaaaatttggagCCTTCGATtggaacaaatacatgtactgcaTGGGAATATTTCTTGAGATCATTATATCTTTAAATAGGATAAAGTCAAGATTGGAAAACAAAAAGGACAAAGATTTTCTATATCTATTctgaattgaataaatattttcatatataactgTATAATCAGATTAATATAATAGAAGGAAGTTTATGgaaattgatgtatttttttttccatttatgttGGTCATTTTTATTCTTGTTGAAACACGAAATACAGAGATTATATTCAATTCAAAGGTTAAATTATTTGCTTTGCATCGAATTTATTAAATCTGCTATGTATGAGAAGCGAGGAAACGagaatgcttgtttttatatacaaaagataattgttttaaaatacttttactgtataatttcaacatatttctGTATAATAAGCTTGTAAACGTGTACAATctacttttaaatatgaaatggTGTTTATCCTCAACAGCATTCAGATACAATGCTACTGTTCtaatttcttctttaattttttagcatgtaaacttttaaattatttgcctttttcaaagtattaacacatttttatgaatacaaactgcatgtttaattataaaaataatcccGATGTCTTTATCTGCCATATTCTTGGCTTGCGTATAATTGGCATGATTTGTACatgtttatattattaatctCTTTAGAACGTCTGGATTTTATTATACCCAATGAGCGTTATTAGATCAATTTTGGTAATTAACACATACGGTTTTCCTTTTAAGGAACCCTGTAGTGCTAAAAGATGAACCATTTCACAGTCGGGAAAATCCATTCATTGACATACAAGTGACATATTTACCACCTATTGAGGGATACTTGATTAAtgctctttctttttttattgtattattaggcattttcaattgttatcataatcattctgataaaatacatgtacatgtatgtgcatactcgtgtatttttcaaattatacGATCATGCAAAACATTGAAAACACACGCCTTGGCTTaagttatattgaagaaaaaaaatattcaattattcTCTTGATTAAAATGAGAAAAGATCACAAATAAGCAGAAACTAAACTAACTTTTTCCACACCAATATTGGTACTTTACCTTGGGTTGAGAAAACGTACCGCTTTTATCGATTTGATCATTATTTATTCTGGTTTAGAGTTTATTCTAATAATTATAATTAACGtcgtctttttttcatatttgaagtacaaaaagtaataaagtaatgctgcttataatttagtacagtGTTATTATATTAGTGCATTTCTCCCTACACCTGATATTCGTGTAGCATTTGCAGCTGGACGTTTACACAAATCAATCCATCAACCCATTCATAATGTGTCTTTAAGCTATAAAAAAAGTATCAATTTACTATTACAATTCGTCGTATGAGTTAAAGTTTCCGTTCTGATACAACAAGCATATCGAATTGTAAACCCTGATGTAAGgaaagataaatacattttaaagcatTTGTGTTTTTATACCAGCAAGATCTTAAAAAATCCTCACTCAAGTTTTAAATAGTTTCCTTGGTTCTGGATAAAAGCTTTGAAGATTTTCTTACCCatccaaatagaaaaaaatatcatcggtCCGACATTTAAAAAGCACCCTGCCATTTTTAATATCATAACTTCAAAAAGTTCTGGTTTGGATTCGGGAAGAACAATATCTActtaattaattcaaatattttcacgGTCTCTGAAACCATCAATACgtaaaatttattataatatataagacactttctaattttttgggagttgataaaatacatttctttacatatatGAACGATATCAACAAACgacgtttgcaaatattacacaaacatttgacagcatttacattggttgtaaatgttttataaaccgtggtctctcaaaactttgcatacgtctgtaaagatgtgttgcaaatatcaatatttatcaaaataactataatactggaaagtattagtaaataaaatacatttctttacatacgtgaacgatatcgacaaacgtttgcaaatataacacaaacatttgacagcatttacattggttgtaaatgttttataaaccgcggtctctcaaaacttaaatttcgtctgtaaagatatgatgcaaatatcaatatttaacaacataactttaatactggaaagtattagtaaataaaatacatttctttacatacatgaacgatatcgacaaacgtttgcaaatattacacaaacatttgacagcatttacattggttgtaaatgttttataaaccgcggtctctcaaaactttgcgtacgtctgtaaagatatgttgcaaatatcaatatttatcaaaaaaaaactataatactggaaagtatcagtaaataaaatacatttctttacatacgtgaacgatatcgacaaacgtttgaaaatattacacaaacatttgacagcatttacattggttgtaaatgttttataaaccgcggtctctcaaaactttgcatacgtctgtaaagatatgttgcaaataacaatatttatccaaataactataatactggaaagtattagtaaataaaatacatttctttacatacgtgaacgatatcgacaaacgtttgcaaatattacacaaacatttgtcagcatttacattggtcgtaaatgttttataaaccgcggtctctcaaaactgccCACACCTCTGTAAATCAGTTATgcaaattttaaactttgcataTATCTCCTATCTTGGAAAGTGCATGCAAATCTATGGCATTTCTTTACATATCTTTGAAGAATGACTAAAGctatggaaataaaataattatctttagcaTATCTTTGACGACCTCCTAAATAATGTCAAAGGAATAATTCATTTACATACACATTAGCAGGTCTGCAAATTTATCTTGCAGAAAAGTAGTTACATTTGTCAAACATTTACATGACTGTCCAAATTGTTGTAAATCTGCCTTTTCGTGTAgtctcaattttgtttttaagatattaatttcaaatattagtGAACACTTTAGTAACAATTCACTTTCTTCTTATAGCATCTCTGTTGTTACTTTTGTATACTCTTGTAACTAAAGATAAGCGCAATGCAAGTGCATACAGGCATCTTTGGTTACTTATATGcatttcatttggtctctagtggtcTTCAGTGGTTTAAATGGCAATCATACTTCCCTTTGTTTAATTGTTAGTGCATATAATTTTTAAAGATGCGGCTCATTCATCGCCAAAAAGTAAGTTCTTCTATAATAATCATGTTTATCATGTGTATTGAACTAAGGCCATGctaaaactatttatttatactCGATGTATTGAGATCCATAAATTGGAGCGAGTACGCGAAACGTTATTTCAATCCTTTTTTTTCGGAATGAAAATTAAGCAATTCACAAGGCATGCGATTAATAATATGTAGCTtggttttgtgtgtattttagtcaagGCGCCATCTAAATAACTATCGAGATGACTAATAAAATAACCGACGGTCACATAacacgatataaacataaatttatatacctatatagagttattttctttcagaacgacaggtcattctttttcagaatcaacccggacgataccatgtttcaatgatatatgctccaaggcataaaataatgacctgtgtgaggtcattattttcctggataaacatgcaatctatgatttacttcaaaactttattcgtctaatagttttttgttgccgatttggaaatttattttttaaagttcaatcgatgataggtgtaaaagaaccgtcattgtagtcccgcattttaattttagaaacaaataacgtgaagttttgtttatttatcgccacaataaacatataaagaaacattatcatatatgtcagatgaattttaatgtagactttcataaaataaatccagatttaacatattcgtgtgtaagattttgaaaatcttattgaatcaaactgaataggttgattgatttttggttacttgcttaacgtccagtggcaaatatttcatgcatgttcagaacgatacacactgaataggaaatcatactatgacctacatgtacatgtatttatattcgtcttcgtgtcaatgttaacttttaaaaatttatgtataccttttactctatcaaatgatcaactaataagataatctgaTATTCTATTGATTAACATTAACGTAACCCACGAAAGGGTCGGGTGCGGAGTGTATGTGATTATATCccgattatcttttaataaaatgtattgctatttaaAAGACAATCTTTcggaatttttcattcgattcaagtaaaattgttaaaaaaaataaccacttttccgcgatcgaaaaaatataacaaatagaaaaaaacataccccctcccccttttccataagctaagtggtacaataaattacttacattatgtcttgtatttgtcatacaccgttatcggatggtaaaaatacatttgtgtcttacttcatgcagttatagtaatatttttattgtgtatggataagaatttttaaaaggtttatatctaaattatttagtgagttttatttcacattctaaatgagccgcagAGCGTTTTAAAAcatgaacgcattagaaaggagtatcccactttagtgttgtcggtaaaataggatactaaattttaaaaatctttataaaattaatattttgttgacagtatataagtcagataatgcatattttaaggtttttcttgtcgtagaacacacctcggggtgtgTTCTTCGACAAAAAAAccccttaaaatatgcattatctataacataactAGATATATGGACCTAATGCAAATGGATATTTCTATGTCATTGTGATTTCAATTTTGAGGTTAAAAGGATGTACATTTTCGATTTTACCTGTATTAGAACGGTTTTTAGGTGATCGAATCAGTcacatcaaattatttacctctgtttcactttcaatgaatgctgatagttatcaaaagtaccaggattataattttatacgccagacgcgcgtttcgtctacataagactcatcagtgacgctcagatcaaaatagttaaaaagccaaacaaatacaaagttgaagagcattgaggacccaaaattccaaaaagttgtgccaaatacggctaaggtaatctactcctggggtaagaaaatccttagtttttcgaaaaaatcaaagttttgtaaacagaaaatttataaaaatgaccatataattgatattcatgtcaacaccgaagtgctgactactgggctggtgataccctcggggacgaaacgtccaccagcagtggcatcgacccagtggtgtaaatagttatcaaaagtaccaggattataattttatacgccagacgcgcgtttcgtctacataagactcatcagtgacgctcagatcaaaatagttaaaaagccaaacaaatacaaagttgaagagcattgaggacccaaaattccaaaaagttgtgccaaatacggctaaggtaatctactcctggggtaagaaaatccttagtttttcgaaaaaatcaaagttttgtaaacagaaaatttataaaaatgaccatataattgatattcatgtcaacaccgaagtgctgactactgggctggtgataccctcggggacgaaacgtccaccagcagtggcatcgacccagtggtgtaaatagttatcaaaagtaccaggattataattttatacgccagacgcgcgtttcgtctacataagactcatcagtgacgctcagatcaaaatagttaaaaagccaaacaaatacaaagttgaagagcattgaggacccaaaattccttgacattcttttcctttatatATCATAACAATCATTAGTCATGTATAATCCATATTTAGCTaaagggttaaattgaagttcaattGGATACGAATTCAATGAGGTCTTATTATtctcttgcaagtgaataattcattatcgaTGTTTTTTccagcttattttgacaaaatataagcATTCTGACTGCTAATAGCGAATtgtatttatttcagtttaataaatgattgaacaaaagTTTGTATGTATCTCGTAGTTTGTGTCCCCAGAACAATGCactatcattatatatatatacgtttaaAAACAGTAATGGCTATTTAAAAATATCACTTTAGATTTTCCAAATGATATTTGGTGGAAGTCTTAAATATGTTATCTTGAATCTAATAAGAGAACACAAGCagttacatttttaaataaaagaaattttacTATTTCAAACCTTTATTTCAATTTGTTCGAATTCTTTTACCTGTAAATAGgtaattttatacaaaatagaTTTAGGTATAAGGAAGTGgtatttaaaatgaaagaaatacGTTACcgtttaaaaacatgaaactttACTATTGCATGCAACGTTGTCACATTCTGTtagaatatttaattttcattgaacAAAATACACATGGTTTGTATGCGTCACGGTACAAGGAACTTATATCAAACAcatattgtacaaaataattaCACATTTTTCAATGACAGTCACgtgatctttgtttatttttttcgttgGGTACTTCAATATTGGTGATTGATGCGCTGAGTTTTGGTACTTCCTATTTTCTTTTTTCGTTGGGTACTTGGATGTTGGTGATTGATGCGTTGAATTTTGGTACTTCCTCTTTTCCTTTTTCGTTGGGTACTTGGATGTTGGTGATTGATACGTTATCGTTCCATATAGATGTAAAATATTATCTctacatgatttaaaaaatattcgaCAATTATTTTTCTTAGGGGTTAGTGTTCcccatttaacaaaaaatatgataaatgtaatatattgatgtctttctcttttttttatactaataCAAAGCCCACTAATTTATATATCTCAgcatatatataaattcaaaaggtatgaattcaaaaattatttaatatcGTAATTTAATCATCTATCATTTATAAATGACAAAGTTGTCTTCACTAACGTTTCATGGCTAGATCCAAAGTTttccagaaaatgttattttcatttaatgtgtCTGTTTTACGAATGTGGTCATTGGCGTCCAGTGACACCATTTGCATTACACATTGCGGTATTTCTGATTTGGTAATACTCTCCAAgcttataacaattatttttacTTGTAACCCAATAAAATGCTCAATTCCAACAGTAGCTTCATAGCTCGCCCATTCATTGTTCACAAACTCatttgaaataattaagatcatctttttacattttgaaatggaATTACTTATGGCAAGTCTATTTTGACCAGGCCGTACATCCCCATCTCCTCTGTCTGACAAAAGAAGTTTATAATTGCGTCTCTCTTCTAGAAATGAACGCAGCGGTCCATACACCCATTTATAGTCGCCTTCGCAATAAGCTATATATGCATCATATTCAAGTGTTTCTTCTTTTGACTTCTGGAAAAGTGGATTGGCCATtccgataaataaacaaaagtattgtaGGTGCAATTTGTAGCGATATCCAAGAAGAATAAATAATAGAAGTACACCGAATAAAGTTGCAGAAAAAATTAACCATACTGTCGTAATACATCTTATTCTCATAATTTGCAATTGATTGTAGACAACATTTGTTGTAATATTTCCATCGCTTCCGACACACGAATAACTACCATTGCAGTCAAGTTTCACTTTAGTAGTAAATAACCAGTCTACAAAATCTAATGAAGCACAAGTACAAACAAGAGGGTTGCCCTCTAATAAGACTGTCATTGTTctatttgatttttcaaatagCACTTCAATCGCGTGAGTTTCTTTAGTTGTTAAATACGCTATTTTGTTGTTTCTGATGTTAAGGAAACTAAGAATGTTCAAGTCTTCTAGATTTAATGGAATACTTGTGAAAAAATTTCCTTCAAGTATCAAACATTGTAAACTGTctaattgacttttaaatgttgaaGTTCTGAATTGGTCTTCGAATGCATTTCTTGAAAAGTCTATATACTGCAAATGTTTCAGTCCGTCAAGGAATTTACCTTGGTGATCCTCTTTAAGACCAACACTTAGTGAAGAACTTTGCATTATTAACTGTTCCAAATTGACGGCAGATTTCAGAAGGTTGGGTTTTAAAAGTCCGCATTTGAAATGTGAAACATTAAGTATTACCACGTTCTGAAGTCCATTAAATGTGTAGTTGCAGTCCGCAAGTGATGTGTATGTAAAATCAATGAATTTCAATCGTGTGATACCCTTGAATGTTATACTGTTGATCATGCCAAAAGCATGGCCAATTATAAAGGAGGCGTTTAAGAATTCGAGAGAAGAAGGAAGTCTTATTGAGTAATCTTTTATCAGTTTTAAGACCATGGTCTCTCGTTCGTCTAGAACTATCACtcttttgtttttgaatattttgtataaagttaCCACTAATTAAAGACATGTCTATTCTCTTGATattgattaaatattaaaaagatatattcctggtgaaaatcaaatttattcttACTTAAGTCTAAAGTCTCAAGACGGTTTCTGTATTTCATTTTCTGGAAGGCGGATGATTCTATAAGCCTGATATCGTTGTCTCTTAAAGATAATCTTTTTACGCATATGTTACCGATATATGCAAATAGATCAGCAGAAATAACGTATTCGCCGTAACTTTTGAAATTATCGCTCAAATCTAATTCATCCATCTGTCGATTTTCAAACACACGTAAAGCTTGTAATGTATTTGATAGTTTCGAGAATCTTTGACCTAGCGTACTAAGACTAGAAAGTACTTCTAACGGTGCAAAAGTATCGATTTCTATTTCTCGTATACCGCCATTGATACATAAATACTTTAATGGCGTCCTTTTTAAA
It contains:
- the LOC139501898 gene encoding single Ig IL-1-related receptor-like — translated: MANPLFQKSKEETLEYDAYIAYCEGDYKWVYGPLRSFLEERRNYKLLLSDRGDGDVRPGQNRLAISNSISKCKKMILIISNEFVNNEWASYEATVGIEHFIGLQVKIIVISLESITKSEIPQCVMQMVSLDANDHIRKTDTLNENNIFWKTLDLAMKR